A genomic window from Lotus japonicus ecotype B-129 chromosome 1, LjGifu_v1.2 includes:
- the LOC130715928 gene encoding zinc finger BED domain-containing protein RICESLEEPER 2-like: MGTPSCLDNLDVLIMGGDKGLQSAILAFAKKSWIYLDILLLRGNMSEFDSSDSSMNELDETVNVGESSANPLNLETENSIESPAEVDKNKKRDRSLTSNVWDYFKTIGKGSDGKNRAECLACGKQYVCGGHDYGTSSLRRHKNACQMIPKFHETTAGKLMLHQGAKLRTRKVDNKVVRDMLAMSIIEHDLAFNFVEYRRIRELLKYLNPEVKVPSRRASTIDIIKLYEGEKKKLKEELAKVPSRINLTSDLWTACTAAGYISLTAHYVDENWKLNSKILNFCHCPPPHSGQELAKIVNDFLVDWGIEGKIFSLTLDNAKSNDTLEKSLRDRLKNNKSLLCDGEFFHVRCCAHILNLIVQDGLDVANDALSKIRESVKYVRATQGRRDVFKVYVEKHGIDKETKVGLRLDVVTRWNSTYLMLKSALVYRRAFKELALDDSHYKSLPSDEDWERGKKICEVLLPFYDITNMFSGSTYPTSNLYFMQVWIIECLLFQNKTHEDAVIRDMIKEMQLKFDKYWCDYSVILALASVLDPRLKLQFLEFCYSDIGLDAIARQTKMRIVKQKMYDLFHEYVNNFDGGSQSTQETLVTTSDIANASQPSSSLTTNVLDVKIYHI, from the exons ATGAATTGGATGAAACTGTTAATGTTGGTGAGTCTAGTGCTAATCCTTTGAACCTTGAAACTGAAAATTCCATTGAATCACCCGCAGAAGTTGATAAGAATAAGAAGAGAGATAGGTCGCTCACATCTAATGTTTGGGATTACTTCAAAACAATTGGTAAAGGATCTGATGGGAAAAATAGAGCTGAATGTCTTGCTTGTGGGAAGCAATATGTATGTGGTGGTCATGACTATGGAACTTCATCTTTGAGGCGTCACAAAAATGCGTGTCAAATGATTCCAAAGTTTCATGAAACTACTGCTGGTAAACTAATGCTTCATCAAGGTGCCAAATTGAGAACTAGAAAAGTGGATAACAAAGTTGTACGTGATATGTTAGCCATGTCTATCATAGAGCATGACCTTGCTTTCAATTTTGTGGAGTATAGGAGGATTAGAGAGTTGTTGAAATATTTGAATCCTGAAGTAAAGGTACCCTCTAGACGTGCTTCCACAATAGATATTATTAAGTTGTatgagggagagaaaaaaaaattgaaagaagagTTGGCCAAAGTTCCAAGTAGGATAAATTTGACTTCTGATTTGTGGACTGCTTGTACTGCTGCTGGTTATATTTCATTGACTGCTCATTATGTTGATGAAAATTGGAAACTGAATAgtaaaattcttaatttttgtcATTGTCCTCCTCCACATTCTGGGCAAGAGTTGGCTAAGATTGTGAATGATTTCTTGGTGGATTGGGGAATCGAGGGAAAAATATTCTCATTGACTTTGGACAATGCTAAGTCTAATGACACATTGGAAAAGTCTTTGAGAGATAGGTTGAAGAATAATAAAAGTTTGTTATGTGATGGTGAATTTTTTCATGTTCGTTGTTGTGCCCACATACTAAACCTCATAGTTCAAGATGGTTTGGATGTTGCTAATGATGCTTTATCCAAAATTAGAGAAAGTGTCAAGTATGTTAGGGCAACGCAAGGAAGAAGGGATGTTTTTAAAGTTTATGTGGAGAAACATGGTATTGATAAGGAGACAAAGGTTGGTTTGCGTTTGGATGTTGTTACTAGGTGGAACTCCACCTACTTGATGCTTAAAAGTGCACTTGTATATCGACGTGCATTTAAGGAGCTTGCTTTAGATGATTCACACTACAAATCTCTCCCTAGTGATGAAGATTgggaaagaggaaaaaaaatttgtGAGGTTTTGCTTCCATTCTATGATATCACAAATATGTTTTCTGGATCCACTTATCCAACATCTAATTTGTATTTCATGCAAGTGTGGATTATTGAATGTTTGTTGTTTCAAAATAAGACTCATGAGGATGCGGTGATTAGGGACATGATAAAAGAAATGCAGCTGAAATTTGATAAGTATTGGTGTGATTATAGTGTTATTCTTGCACTTGCCTCCGTTCTTGATCCTCGCTTGAAGCTTCAATTTTTGGAGTTTTGTTATTCTGACATTGGACTTGATGCAATTGCTCGCCAAACTAAGATGAGGATTGTCAAACAAAAGATGTATGATCTATTTCATGAGTATGTCAACAATTTTGATGGTGGAAGTCAATCCACACAAGAGACATTGGTTACTACTAGTGACATTGCTAATGCTTCTCAACCTAGTAGTTCTCTTACCACCAATGTTTTGGATGTAA AGATTTATCACATATGA